From a region of the Ardenticatena maritima genome:
- a CDS encoding RHS repeat-associated core domain-containing protein, translating into MPARGNWTDPHNHYTFLGKEWDEHLALYEFGVRLYDPWAGVWLTREPLPGDAWRLRVGPLLCGTGKQQGVEPMQTLTAQKLAHRICALANL; encoded by the coding sequence CTGCCAGCCCGTGGCAACTGGACGGACCCGCACAACCACTACACCTTCCTGGGCAAAGAATGGGACGAGCACTTAGCGCTCTACGAATTCGGCGTGCGGTTGTATGACCCCTGGGCCGGCGTATGGCTCACGCGGGAGCCGCTGCCGGGGGATGCGTGGCGGCTACGTGTGGGGCCGTTGCTGTGTGGCACGGGAAAGCAACAGGGTGTTGAGCCGATGCAAACCTTGACAGCCCAGAAATTGGCCCACCGCATTTGTGCTCTAGCGAACCTCTAA
- a CDS encoding ABC transporter permease subunit produces MRQKILSKTGLLLDTRAERLFLLLARLARVGLLLLAIIFITVTGLAMARGTPPIEAIREATPHTWELATHILRGDFGETRAGSITLAPVPVADVARDALLKSVGLLAAALLTAGVVGIALGWLAVWRRQRGWSLMVMLGALIGVSSPSFFIAMLLQLLMIRWAQWQGTPLFPVAGFGWDRHIVLPALVLAARPIAQLSRVTYLALLDTLRQDYVQVARSKGLSERQVFWRHVWRNAAIPILTTWGVSLRYALASLPVVEFFFGWPGVGFTLLKSIARYDDTLTVVLLLALSLLILAVNGTLDLLYRWIDPRVREQARQQRKTTRGAGWGDGLRDLLADLRDLILNNTLFDRLRSRDATPHRISTILAARGHKPATDTYAAARRRAWIRGTLRNVPLLLGVVLVLGLGYVALFGASLAPHSPYTTRGLTFENGEMRVPPFPPDDEFPWGTDALGRDMMSLVVAGARQTLTLALLVVLIRMVVGVVLGLFAGWRAGSRSDALIVGLADLLAAMPSLLLAMLAILAVGIRQGMLAFIVGLSLVGWGEIMQQVRAHVIRLKPQPFVESAVAAGLRVPRLVLNHIVPNIVPMLISIAALEMGAVLMLLGELGFIGIFIGGGAFAELDIAAPLYHYSDVPEWGALLANVRLYARAYPWMALYPALAIFVAILAFNLLGEGVRRLIEEVGVSFSRVLNRYTLALAIVVVLTINWVQANTGAVAFYKRQAATFDASRAFTHADRLAAPEWQGRALGSEGLDAAAAYIAEQFARVGVQPAGEDLTFFQPRKRAYEQLTAIPTLTIEDGGAPPRYRRDYAEYPDRFRNLGEAHGRVRLLLMGELTAQGTFFRQRIPALENLDFSDDILLVVNQRDLEYARFIPRAGVLVVAEDETDLQRRATLSPRDPVVELFGTGRRVGQDAPVLWISEALANRLLAETGFTVDEYRRAETTLGLDEIVARDLQPTVHIRVEGEIREDVPVAHVVGYIPGTSDDLDNQMLLVMAKYDGPALAPDGEIVPGANDNASAVAVMLEAARVLQESGYQPYKTILFVAYSNEGLEGGQVPPIEPSQFLKAKYGFDGTFQPEAVFHIGPVGDGTGNALEISAGGSERLARLVERAADLMNAPSARAREDVDLSIVFEERDFRVGGQEAPTVALAWQGWDATARTPADTIERLDVERLRHAGRTLALTLMIAGRETTY; encoded by the coding sequence ATGCGCCAAAAGATACTGAGCAAGACCGGCTTGCTGCTCGATACACGTGCTGAACGCCTTTTCCTGCTCCTCGCTCGCCTTGCGCGTGTCGGGCTGCTCCTGCTGGCGATTATCTTCATCACCGTGACGGGGCTTGCCATGGCACGCGGCACGCCCCCCATCGAAGCCATCCGCGAGGCGACGCCGCACACGTGGGAACTCGCTACGCACATTTTGCGCGGCGATTTCGGCGAAACACGCGCGGGGAGCATCACACTGGCGCCTGTCCCCGTCGCCGACGTTGCCCGTGACGCCCTGCTGAAAAGTGTGGGATTGTTGGCGGCGGCGTTGCTCACCGCCGGCGTGGTGGGGATTGCACTCGGTTGGCTGGCGGTTTGGCGACGCCAACGCGGCTGGTCGCTCATGGTCATGCTGGGGGCGCTTATTGGCGTCTCATCGCCGAGTTTCTTCATCGCCATGTTGCTGCAATTGCTGATGATTCGCTGGGCGCAATGGCAAGGCACGCCGCTTTTCCCCGTGGCCGGTTTTGGCTGGGATCGCCATATCGTGCTGCCTGCGCTTGTGCTCGCCGCCCGCCCAATTGCCCAACTCAGCCGCGTTACCTACCTCGCGTTGCTCGACACCCTGCGCCAGGACTACGTTCAGGTGGCGCGGAGCAAGGGGCTTTCGGAGCGCCAGGTGTTTTGGCGTCACGTCTGGCGCAACGCCGCTATTCCCATCCTCACCACGTGGGGCGTCTCACTCCGCTACGCGCTGGCAAGCCTGCCCGTGGTTGAGTTTTTCTTCGGCTGGCCTGGTGTGGGCTTCACCTTGCTCAAATCCATCGCTCGCTACGACGATACCTTGACGGTTGTACTCCTGCTGGCGCTCAGCCTGCTCATCCTGGCGGTCAACGGCACGCTCGACCTGCTCTACCGCTGGATTGACCCCCGTGTACGTGAACAGGCTCGCCAACAACGCAAAACGACGCGCGGCGCAGGCTGGGGCGACGGTCTGCGCGACCTTCTTGCCGACCTGCGCGACCTCATACTCAACAACACTCTGTTCGACCGCCTCCGCAGCCGCGACGCCACCCCACACCGCATTTCCACCATCCTCGCCGCCCGTGGACACAAACCCGCCACAGACACCTACGCGGCGGCGCGACGCCGCGCCTGGATACGCGGCACGCTGCGCAACGTGCCGCTTCTGTTGGGCGTGGTGCTCGTGCTGGGCTTGGGCTACGTGGCGCTATTCGGCGCGTCGCTCGCACCACACAGCCCCTACACCACCCGCGGGCTAACGTTTGAAAACGGCGAAATGCGCGTGCCCCCCTTCCCTCCCGACGACGAATTCCCCTGGGGAACCGACGCCCTGGGGCGCGACATGATGAGCCTGGTCGTGGCGGGGGCGCGTCAAACGCTCACGCTGGCGCTGCTTGTGGTGCTCATCCGCATGGTTGTGGGGGTGGTGCTGGGGCTTTTCGCCGGCTGGCGCGCCGGTAGTCGAAGCGACGCGCTCATTGTGGGGCTTGCCGACCTGCTCGCCGCCATGCCGAGCCTCCTGCTCGCCATGCTCGCTATTCTCGCCGTGGGGATTCGGCAAGGCATGCTCGCGTTCATCGTTGGGCTCAGCCTGGTGGGCTGGGGTGAAATCATGCAACAGGTGCGCGCGCACGTCATTCGCCTGAAACCGCAACCCTTCGTCGAAAGTGCGGTGGCGGCGGGATTGCGTGTACCGCGTCTGGTGCTGAACCACATTGTGCCCAACATTGTGCCCATGCTCATCTCAATCGCCGCGCTCGAAATGGGGGCGGTGCTCATGCTGCTGGGCGAACTCGGCTTCATCGGTATCTTCATCGGCGGTGGGGCGTTCGCCGAACTGGACATCGCCGCCCCACTCTACCACTACTCCGACGTGCCCGAATGGGGCGCGCTGCTCGCCAATGTGCGCCTCTACGCACGCGCCTACCCGTGGATGGCGCTCTATCCGGCGCTGGCGATTTTCGTAGCGATTCTCGCCTTCAATCTGCTGGGCGAAGGCGTGCGCCGCCTCATCGAAGAGGTCGGCGTCTCGTTTTCGCGCGTGTTGAACCGCTACACACTGGCGCTGGCGATTGTAGTTGTGCTGACCATCAACTGGGTGCAAGCCAACACAGGCGCGGTCGCCTTCTACAAACGCCAGGCCGCCACTTTTGACGCTTCGCGCGCCTTTACACACGCCGATCGCCTTGCCGCTCCTGAATGGCAAGGGCGCGCACTGGGCAGTGAAGGGCTGGACGCCGCGGCGGCATACATCGCTGAACAGTTTGCGCGTGTGGGTGTGCAACCCGCAGGCGAAGATTTGACGTTCTTCCAGCCGCGCAAACGCGCCTACGAGCAATTGACCGCTATTCCCACGCTGACCATTGAAGACGGCGGCGCACCGCCGCGCTATCGCCGCGACTACGCCGAATATCCCGACCGGTTCCGCAACCTGGGTGAAGCCCACGGGCGCGTGCGCCTGCTCCTTATGGGAGAGTTGACCGCGCAAGGCACGTTCTTCCGCCAGCGTATTCCCGCGCTAGAAAATCTGGATTTCTCCGACGACATCCTGCTTGTGGTCAACCAGCGCGACCTCGAATACGCCCGCTTCATTCCACGTGCGGGTGTGCTGGTCGTCGCCGAAGATGAAACCGATCTCCAACGCCGCGCCACCCTCTCCCCGCGCGACCCGGTGGTGGAACTCTTCGGCACGGGACGCCGCGTCGGGCAAGATGCGCCTGTGCTCTGGATTAGCGAAGCGCTGGCGAACCGCCTGTTGGCGGAAACAGGCTTCACGGTGGATGAGTACCGCCGCGCTGAAACCACGCTGGGGCTTGACGAAATTGTGGCGCGCGACCTGCAACCGACCGTCCACATCCGTGTGGAAGGCGAAATCCGCGAGGACGTGCCCGTTGCGCATGTGGTGGGCTACATTCCCGGCACATCCGACGACCTGGACAACCAGATGCTGCTCGTCATGGCGAAATACGATGGCCCCGCCCTGGCGCCCGACGGCGAGATTGTGCCCGGAGCCAACGACAACGCCAGCGCCGTCGCCGTCATGCTCGAAGCGGCGCGCGTGTTGCAAGAGAGCGGCTATCAGCCCTACAAAACCATCCTCTTTGTAGCGTACAGCAACGAAGGGCTGGAAGGTGGGCAAGTGCCGCCTATCGAACCGAGCCAATTCCTCAAAGCCAAATATGGTTTCGATGGCACTTTCCAGCCCGAAGCCGTGTTCCACATCGGACCCGTTGGCGATGGGACAGGCAATGCGCTCGAAATCTCGGCGGGTGGGAGCGAGCGCCTGGCGCGCCTCGTCGAACGCGCGGCTGACCTGATGAACGCCCCTTCTGCACGCGCCCGCGAGGACGTGGATTTGAGCATTGTCTTCGAGGAACGCGATTTCCGCGTCGGCGGACAAGAAGCCCCAACCGTGGCGCTTGCCTGGCAAGGGTGGGACGCCACCGCCCGCACACCAGCCGACACCATCGAACGGCTCGACGTCGAACGATTGCGCCATGCAGGGCGTACACTCGCCCTCACGCTCATGATTGCAGGGCGCGAAACCACATACTGA
- a CDS encoding response regulator transcription factor, whose translation MYKILLVSPNSEPFLTLRRALEEESFRVVAVSSAEEALEVFNRDFLDAVLVAKDDLSLEACREICEVVSTHSRLPVLVLVDHDEEATVVEILAAGADDVVEKTRTAEIVARLKKWLVRLNVPQPRVVRLPESNVEIDLTRRLVLRDGRRLQLSPTEERLLFYLAENVNVPLAHDQLLEHVWGHRDAQRQNLKLYVLYLRRKLEPDPDNPIYLRNIRRVGYALIGEAEETEASDEPATEPQTP comes from the coding sequence ATGTATAAGATATTGCTTGTTTCACCCAACAGCGAGCCCTTTCTGACCTTGCGTCGTGCGCTGGAAGAAGAGTCTTTTCGTGTCGTTGCGGTTTCCTCGGCGGAGGAAGCCCTGGAAGTGTTCAACCGCGATTTTCTGGACGCCGTGCTGGTGGCGAAAGATGACCTTTCGCTCGAGGCGTGCCGCGAAATTTGCGAAGTTGTCAGCACGCATTCGCGGTTGCCGGTTCTGGTGCTTGTTGACCACGATGAAGAGGCAACCGTGGTCGAGATTTTGGCGGCGGGCGCTGATGATGTTGTCGAAAAAACGCGCACAGCCGAAATTGTGGCACGCTTGAAGAAGTGGCTGGTGCGGCTCAACGTCCCGCAACCCCGCGTGGTGCGCTTGCCCGAAAGCAACGTCGAGATTGATTTGACGCGCCGTCTCGTGTTGCGGGATGGGCGGCGCTTGCAGTTGTCTCCCACCGAAGAGCGCTTGCTCTTCTACCTGGCGGAAAATGTGAACGTGCCACTGGCGCATGACCAGTTGCTGGAGCACGTGTGGGGGCACCGCGACGCCCAACGCCAGAACTTGAAACTCTACGTGCTCTATCTGCGCCGTAAGTTGGAACCCGACCCTGACAACCCAATTTACTTGCGCAACATTCGCCGTGTGGGCTATGCGCTCATTGGCGAGGCGGAGGAGACGGAGGCGAGCGACGAGCCAGCCACTGAGCCACAAACGCCGTAA
- a CDS encoding TatD family hydrolase, whose product MRRNRPPLLDAHAHLDQYDDAHLPAVLAALAAQRIFTIAVSMDAASYARTCAIAARSPWVMPAFGVHPWHAATAWQTRHTWLHHLAEAPLFGEIGLDTVWAPPNTLDVQRRIFHLFLEAAAARHLLINLHTKGAEAEIRDNLRAFGITPAIIHWYSGPLDVLDDLIADGHVFTIGVELPYTPHIQAIARRIPLGQLLTETDNSGGLPWLTGETGMPHHLHGVLTHLAALRGLSVDEVRAHVWHNWRHLCATYRLEVR is encoded by the coding sequence ATGCGGCGCAATCGTCCACCACTCCTCGACGCTCACGCCCATCTCGACCAGTACGACGACGCCCACCTGCCCGCCGTGCTAGCGGCGCTTGCCGCCCAGCGCATCTTCACCATCGCCGTCAGCATGGACGCCGCATCATATGCCCGCACCTGTGCCATTGCCGCCCGTTCTCCCTGGGTCATGCCGGCTTTTGGCGTGCACCCGTGGCACGCCGCCACCGCCTGGCAGACACGCCACACATGGCTTCACCACCTTGCCGAGGCGCCGCTTTTCGGCGAAATCGGACTGGACACAGTGTGGGCACCGCCGAACACGCTTGACGTTCAGCGGCGCATTTTCCATCTCTTTCTGGAAGCCGCCGCTGCGCGGCATCTCCTGATCAACCTGCACACCAAAGGCGCGGAAGCCGAAATCCGCGACAATTTGCGGGCGTTCGGCATCACTCCCGCCATCATCCACTGGTATTCAGGTCCGCTTGACGTGCTCGACGACCTCATCGCCGACGGGCATGTTTTCACTATCGGCGTCGAACTGCCATACACCCCACACATTCAAGCCATTGCACGCCGTATTCCCCTCGGTCAACTGCTCACCGAAACAGACAACTCCGGCGGTCTTCCCTGGCTCACAGGCGAAACAGGCATGCCGCACCATCTGCACGGCGTACTGACGCACCTTGCCGCCCTGCGTGGTCTTTCGGTGGATGAAGTGCGTGCACATGTGTGGCACAACTGGCGGCATCTCTGTGCAACGTATCGGTTAGAGGTTCGCTAG
- a CDS encoding carboxypeptidase M32 codes for MPTPQAVLAELKAHLQFLSDLGGAVGLLRWDQVTYMPQGGASARSRHIATLSRLWQEQFTAPHIQEWLDVLVPYAETLPYDDDDAALIRYVAREYDRRRRIPTDFVAEMSRHLSASRQAWGEARQTGEFATVQPFLEKTLDFSRRMADYLAPYDHPMDPLIQQSDEGFDTATIRALFDTLQRGLVPLVRAIADAPRPNTDFLAHTYDFDTQMAFLHDVLTAFGYDWQRGRHDLTAHPFAIRLSHGDVRITTRFTPDYLNAPLFPSMHESGHAIYEQNVSPRYEGTPLARGAWSGVHESSSRLWENRVGRSRPFWEHYYPRFQRLFADHLAHVPLDDFYAAINVVEPSFIRVTADEVTYNLHIMIRFELEAQLLEGSLSIAELPEAWNAMYEEFLGVRPPNHKVGVLQDVHWYNALIGGRFQGYALGNIIGAQLFEAIQATHPDIEDHIAAGEFDTLRGWLTEHVYRHGRKYLPLELVERATGKPLSVEPLLRYLYAKFGDLYGLNLEP; via the coding sequence ATGCCAACGCCGCAGGCTGTATTGGCTGAACTCAAAGCACACTTGCAATTTCTGAGCGACTTGGGGGGGGCCGTTGGTTTGCTTCGCTGGGATCAGGTGACGTACATGCCCCAAGGCGGTGCGAGCGCCCGCAGTCGCCACATCGCCACGCTGAGCCGTCTCTGGCAAGAACAGTTTACCGCGCCGCACATCCAGGAGTGGCTCGACGTGCTCGTGCCCTATGCCGAAACCCTGCCCTACGATGACGACGACGCCGCGCTCATCCGCTATGTCGCCCGCGAGTATGACCGCCGCCGCCGCATTCCAACCGACTTTGTCGCCGAAATGTCACGCCACCTCAGCGCCAGCCGCCAGGCTTGGGGGGAAGCCCGCCAAACGGGCGAGTTTGCCACGGTGCAACCCTTCCTCGAAAAAACGCTCGATTTCAGCCGCCGCATGGCGGACTACCTCGCACCCTACGACCACCCCATGGACCCCCTCATCCAGCAAAGCGATGAGGGTTTCGACACCGCGACGATTCGCGCCTTGTTCGACACGTTGCAGCGCGGATTGGTGCCTCTGGTACGCGCCATCGCCGACGCCCCGCGCCCCAACACCGATTTTCTGGCACACACCTACGATTTCGACACGCAAATGGCATTTCTGCACGACGTCCTTACCGCGTTCGGCTATGACTGGCAACGTGGACGCCACGACCTGACGGCGCATCCCTTCGCCATCCGCCTCTCACATGGCGATGTGCGCATCACCACACGCTTCACCCCCGACTACCTGAACGCCCCCCTCTTCCCCTCCATGCACGAATCGGGGCACGCCATCTACGAGCAAAACGTCTCCCCCCGCTATGAAGGCACACCGCTCGCACGCGGCGCGTGGTCGGGTGTGCATGAAAGCAGTTCGCGCCTGTGGGAAAACCGTGTCGGGCGGAGCCGCCCGTTTTGGGAGCACTACTACCCCCGTTTCCAGCGCCTGTTTGCCGACCACCTGGCACACGTACCGCTCGATGATTTCTACGCCGCCATCAACGTGGTCGAACCCTCTTTCATCCGCGTCACCGCCGACGAAGTCACTTACAATCTGCACATCATGATTCGCTTTGAACTGGAAGCACAACTGCTGGAAGGCAGCCTCAGCATTGCTGAATTGCCCGAAGCATGGAACGCCATGTACGAAGAATTTCTGGGTGTGCGTCCCCCCAATCACAAAGTGGGCGTCTTGCAAGACGTGCATTGGTACAACGCCCTCATTGGTGGACGTTTTCAGGGGTATGCGTTGGGGAACATCATCGGCGCCCAACTCTTTGAAGCCATTCAGGCAACGCACCCCGACATCGAAGACCACATCGCCGCGGGCGAATTTGACACCCTGCGCGGCTGGTTGACCGAACACGTGTACCGCCACGGGCGCAAATACCTACCGCTCGAACTGGTCGAACGCGCCACGGGCAAACCACTGAGCGTTGAACCGCTGTTGCGCTACCTCTACGCCAAGTTTGGCGACCTGTACGGACTCAACCTGGAACCGTGA